The Pseudomonas sp. FP2309 genome has a window encoding:
- a CDS encoding HAD family hydrolase has translation MNIFFDLDGTLIDSKCRLYNLFQTLASSSQLTFDEYWSLKHARFSNQDILAKKLMYTHKNIDIFTEKWMNLIETPDYLALDKPFPNIERTLKTLSTQADLYICTARQFEGEALIQLEELKLLQYFRKAIVTGQYDSKESLISKQVSNIAVSDWMVGDTGNDVNTGHSIGINTCAVLSGFMSRQALEQYSPTTILNFASEFTIPNP, from the coding sequence ATGAACATTTTTTTTGATCTTGACGGGACCCTAATAGACTCAAAATGCCGGCTCTACAATCTATTCCAAACGCTAGCCAGTTCATCCCAGCTAACCTTTGATGAGTACTGGAGTTTGAAGCACGCACGTTTTAGCAACCAAGACATCCTTGCAAAAAAGCTGATGTATACACATAAAAATATAGATATTTTTACAGAAAAATGGATGAACCTTATAGAGACTCCAGATTATCTTGCACTAGACAAACCATTCCCCAACATAGAACGCACACTAAAAACACTTTCAACGCAAGCAGACTTGTATATCTGTACTGCACGTCAATTTGAGGGAGAAGCATTGATTCAACTGGAGGAGCTGAAGCTGCTGCAGTATTTTAGAAAAGCCATAGTCACGGGGCAGTATGACTCGAAAGAATCTCTGATCAGCAAACAAGTATCAAATATAGCAGTATCCGACTGGATGGTTGGCGACACCGGAAACGATGTAAATACAGGACACTCGATCGGCATCAATACCTGCGCAGTTCTGAGTGGCTTTATGTCCAGACAAGCACTAGAGCAATATTCACCCACAACGATTCTGAATTTCGCGTCGGAGTTTACAATTCCTAATCCCTAG
- a CDS encoding NAD(P)-dependent oxidoreductase, translated as MKLLITGASGFIGKNLMKAAIKKWGIGNVIALTATHNLNETSITFKRHRQDLGLTNAEIERIQDVDVIIHAGAYTPKSTATANAINECNSNVAFTNNLLSIDFKKLSKIIFTSTLDVYKNTTPISESSATGPSTLYGWSKLYCEQIIANYVQQKSINSHTLRIGHVYGPGEDQYQKFLPKTIGRILAGEEVELYGDGSELRSFIYIDDVVSAILASVELTERIDIINIVGGHTVSIKDLLDQLISISGRDVQVTQKSSSATPRDFIFDTTLIKKYLLETETDFELGLKSEIEYFEAIK; from the coding sequence ATGAAACTGCTGATTACGGGAGCGTCGGGGTTCATCGGCAAGAACCTAATGAAAGCAGCTATAAAAAAATGGGGCATCGGCAACGTTATTGCGCTGACTGCGACACACAATCTCAATGAGACAAGCATAACATTTAAACGTCACCGGCAGGACCTTGGACTAACCAACGCAGAAATTGAGCGTATCCAAGACGTTGACGTCATCATTCACGCAGGCGCCTACACGCCCAAGTCCACAGCGACTGCAAATGCTATTAATGAATGCAACAGCAACGTAGCGTTTACCAACAACCTGCTATCGATTGATTTCAAAAAACTGAGCAAAATAATTTTTACCAGCACACTGGATGTATACAAAAATACGACGCCAATATCAGAAAGCTCGGCAACCGGCCCGAGCACGCTTTATGGTTGGTCAAAACTTTATTGCGAACAGATCATAGCAAACTATGTCCAGCAAAAATCCATAAACAGTCACACACTCAGAATCGGTCATGTGTATGGCCCCGGAGAAGACCAGTATCAAAAATTCTTGCCCAAGACTATTGGCAGAATCTTAGCTGGCGAAGAAGTAGAACTCTATGGCGACGGATCAGAGCTACGAAGCTTCATCTACATAGATGATGTTGTATCAGCAATACTAGCCAGCGTCGAGCTCACCGAGCGCATTGATATAATAAACATTGTGGGGGGGCATACCGTCTCAATAAAAGACCTGCTAGATCAACTTATATCGATCAGCGGCCGAGACGTGCAAGTGACGCAAAAATCATCCAGCGCCACCCCAAGAGATTTTATTTTCGATACGACGCTCATAAAAAAATACCTACTGGAAACAGAAACAGATTTTGAGCTAGGATTAAAGTCAGAAATCGAGTACTTCGAGGCGATCAAATGA
- a CDS encoding ComEA family DNA-binding protein has product MIQRFILPFAMFCALGASGLSVAAAEVQPSKSEGAVTSSDTSTKLNLNTADAPTLTTQLTGIGEAKAQAIVAYREANGPFTSVDELLEVKGIGKSLLHKNRDKLTVN; this is encoded by the coding sequence ATGATTCAACGTTTCATTCTGCCATTTGCGATGTTTTGTGCGTTGGGCGCGAGCGGCCTTTCTGTAGCAGCCGCTGAGGTTCAACCCTCCAAGTCCGAGGGCGCAGTGACTAGCTCAGACACATCAACCAAGCTTAATCTAAACACGGCCGACGCCCCAACCCTAACCACCCAACTCACCGGTATCGGCGAAGCCAAGGCCCAGGCCATTGTCGCTTACCGTGAGGCCAATGGCCCCTTTACCTCGGTTGATGAGCTGCTGGAGGTGAAGGGTATCGGCAAGTCGTTGCTGCATAAAAACCGCGACAAGCTCACCGTCAATTAA
- a CDS encoding TetR/AcrR family transcriptional regulator: MRYSQDHKAQTHQRIIKEASIRFRRDGIGATGLQPLMKALDLTHGGFYAHFKSKGELVEKALQASATELDAHCETLFSQEHPLHAFIDSYQSELHVISPHQGCPLPSMCSELGQRGEPSATNTVIEARLKQVEKALGERLDTQHQIIVMLATLMGGLVLSRSAEEEALALA, from the coding sequence ATGCGTTATTCCCAAGACCACAAAGCCCAGACCCACCAACGCATCATCAAGGAAGCCTCCATACGCTTTCGCCGCGACGGCATCGGCGCCACCGGCCTGCAGCCATTGATGAAAGCACTGGACCTCACGCATGGCGGGTTTTACGCACACTTCAAGTCCAAGGGCGAACTGGTAGAAAAGGCGCTGCAAGCCTCTGCGACGGAGCTGGATGCCCACTGCGAGACGCTGTTCAGCCAGGAACACCCGCTGCACGCGTTCATCGACAGCTACCAGTCGGAATTGCACGTCATCAGCCCACACCAGGGCTGCCCGTTACCGAGCATGTGCTCCGAACTGGGCCAGCGCGGCGAACCCAGTGCCACCAACACGGTCATCGAAGCACGCTTGAAACAAGTGGAAAAAGCCCTGGGCGAACGCCTTGACACCCAACACCAGATCATCGTCATGCTAGCCACCCTGATGGGGGGACTGGTACTGTCGCGCAGCGCCGAAGAAGAGGCACTGGCACTGGCATAG
- a CDS encoding GntR family transcriptional regulator has product MTSGLSLADQIALELRADIIGGRLLPGMPLVEADLVRAYNASRNTIREALHRLGHEGLTRYVRNKGVMVRRLERAQVRDLFVVRRTLELQAIAHSPALTDEQAERMQNAIDATTLAREREDWRAVATHSLVFHQHIVGLMRSPLFDEFFAQVIAQLRLVFCAAPDEQRFQSPWLERDREIYHLLLQQDKPAAGEAMSLYLDDSERLSLALFLHP; this is encoded by the coding sequence ATGACGTCCGGTTTGTCTTTAGCCGACCAAATTGCACTGGAACTGCGCGCCGACATCATCGGCGGGCGGCTGTTGCCGGGGATGCCGTTGGTGGAGGCGGATCTGGTCAGGGCTTACAACGCGTCGCGCAATACCATTCGCGAGGCGCTGCATCGGCTCGGGCACGAAGGTCTGACGCGTTACGTGCGTAACAAGGGTGTGATGGTCCGGCGACTGGAACGCGCGCAGGTGCGTGACTTGTTTGTGGTCCGTCGCACTCTGGAGTTGCAGGCCATCGCCCACAGCCCTGCGCTCACCGACGAGCAAGCCGAGCGCATGCAAAATGCCATCGACGCCACCACCCTGGCCCGTGAGCGTGAGGACTGGCGCGCCGTGGCCACCCACAGTCTGGTGTTCCATCAACACATTGTCGGGTTGATGCGCAGCCCGTTGTTCGATGAGTTTTTTGCTCAAGTCATCGCCCAGCTGCGGCTGGTGTTTTGCGCCGCGCCCGATGAGCAGCGCTTTCAGTCGCCCTGGCTCGAGCGTGATCGCGAGATTTACCACTTGCTGCTTCAACAGGATAAACCGGCGGCAGGGGAGGCGATGAGCCTGTACCTGGACGATTCGGAACGTCTGTCGCTGGCCCTGTTTCTCCACCCCTGA
- a CDS encoding DUF1989 domain-containing protein gives MYKDYPAAYQVSKGSALQVDAAFYERIRDRTDQRRLIEQFEVPIRTGRAWKVPAGHVFRVTTPVGPQVGDFNVWNANDPRERLWAARTRQLQGAHVSTHDRLWSNLPFLRPLVTITDDSLAGYGIDEHGGRLHDLLGTRCDPYVNRMLTGEDFHHHCHSNLTRAVLPHGLTEFDVHDVLNIFQCTGLNHDDMYFMKACPAQKGDYLEFFAEIDLLCALSTCPGGDLSLPMWGPDAQDPLTVCRPLGVEIYKLEDELLNGWSQPERAAYNGQHGLHIAKAAWE, from the coding sequence ATGTACAAAGACTATCCGGCCGCTTATCAGGTCAGCAAAGGTTCGGCGTTGCAGGTCGACGCGGCGTTTTACGAGCGCATTCGTGACCGAACGGATCAACGCCGCCTGATCGAACAATTCGAGGTGCCCATCCGCACGGGCAGGGCGTGGAAGGTGCCGGCCGGGCATGTGTTTCGTGTGACCACGCCAGTGGGGCCGCAGGTGGGTGACTTCAATGTGTGGAACGCCAATGACCCGCGCGAACGTCTTTGGGCTGCGCGTACCCGGCAGTTGCAGGGCGCGCATGTGAGCACCCATGACCGCTTGTGGTCGAACCTGCCCTTTCTGCGGCCGTTGGTGACGATCACCGATGACAGCCTGGCCGGTTACGGCATCGATGAGCACGGCGGTCGCCTGCACGATCTGCTCGGCACCCGCTGCGACCCCTATGTGAACCGCATGCTCACCGGAGAGGATTTCCATCACCATTGCCACTCCAACCTGACCCGCGCGGTGCTACCCCACGGTCTGACGGAATTCGACGTGCATGACGTGCTGAATATTTTCCAGTGCACGGGCCTCAATCACGACGACATGTATTTCATGAAAGCCTGCCCGGCGCAGAAGGGCGACTATCTGGAGTTCTTTGCCGAGATTGATTTGCTGTGTGCGTTGTCGACGTGCCCAGGCGGTGACTTGTCGCTGCCGATGTGGGGGCCGGACGCACAGGATCCGCTGACGGTGTGCCGTCCGCTGGGAGTTGAGATTTATAAGCTTGAGGATGAACTGCTGAACGGCTGGAGCCAGCCTGAACGTGCTGCCTACAACGGGCAGCACGGTTTGCATATTGCCAAGGCTGCTTGGGAGTAA
- a CDS encoding DUF2897 family protein: MPWYAWLIMVVAIGSIVGGLMMLRDSANKVELTDEQRKRVAERNAQADAKDAQDR, from the coding sequence ATGCCGTGGTATGCGTGGTTGATTATGGTGGTTGCGATCGGGTCGATCGTCGGTGGGCTGATGATGCTGCGTGACAGCGCCAACAAGGTGGAACTCACCGACGAACAACGCAAACGCGTGGCCGAGCGCAACGCCCAGGCGGATGCCAAGGACGCGCAGGATCGCTGA
- the eat gene encoding ethanolamine permease encodes MNTQLKPTLGTLHLWGIAVGLVISGEYFGWSYGWGVAGTLGFLVTSLMVAAMYTCFIFSFTELTTAIPHAGGPFAYSRRAFGEKGGLIAGLATLIEFVFAPPAIALAIGAYLNVQFPALDPKHAAVGAYIVFMGLNILGVKLAATFELVVCVLAVAELLVFMGVVAPAFSFSNFALNGWAGSDTFGAPAIAGMFAAIPFAIWFFLAIEGAAMAAEEAKDPKRTIPKAYISGILTLVILAMGVMFFAGGVGDWRTLSNINDPLPQAMKTVVGDSSGWLHMLVWIGLFGLVASFHGIILGYSRQFFALARAGYLPSFLAKLSRFQTPHRAIIAGGVVGIAAIYSDGLINLGGMTLTAAMITMAVFGAIVMYIMSMLSLFKLRKTEPLLERTFRAPGYPIVPGIALVLAVVCLVAMAWFNTLIGLIFLGFMAVGFIYFQLTAQDRADAPVDAMLTGL; translated from the coding sequence ATGAACACACAACTCAAACCCACCTTGGGCACCCTGCATTTATGGGGGATCGCCGTCGGGCTGGTGATTTCCGGGGAATACTTCGGCTGGAGCTATGGCTGGGGCGTGGCAGGGACCTTGGGCTTTCTGGTGACCTCGTTGATGGTCGCCGCAATGTACACCTGCTTTATCTTCAGTTTCACCGAGCTGACTACCGCGATTCCCCATGCCGGCGGGCCATTTGCCTACAGCCGCCGCGCCTTCGGTGAGAAAGGAGGCTTGATCGCCGGCCTCGCCACACTGATCGAATTTGTCTTCGCGCCACCGGCCATCGCCTTGGCCATCGGCGCGTATCTGAATGTGCAGTTTCCGGCACTGGACCCCAAACATGCGGCCGTCGGCGCCTATATCGTGTTTATGGGCCTGAATATCCTCGGTGTGAAACTCGCCGCCACATTCGAACTGGTGGTGTGCGTGCTCGCCGTCGCCGAGTTGCTGGTGTTCATGGGCGTCGTCGCCCCGGCCTTCAGCTTCAGCAACTTCGCCCTCAATGGCTGGGCCGGCTCCGACACCTTTGGCGCACCGGCGATTGCCGGCATGTTTGCGGCCATTCCGTTCGCCATCTGGTTCTTCCTCGCCATCGAAGGCGCGGCCATGGCCGCTGAAGAAGCGAAAGATCCCAAGCGCACCATTCCAAAGGCCTACATCAGCGGCATCCTGACCCTGGTGATCCTGGCCATGGGCGTGATGTTCTTCGCCGGCGGCGTGGGTGACTGGCGCACCCTGTCGAACATCAACGACCCGCTGCCACAGGCGATGAAAACCGTGGTCGGCGACAGCTCCGGCTGGCTGCACATGCTGGTGTGGATCGGCCTGTTCGGTCTGGTGGCAAGCTTCCACGGGATTATCCTCGGCTACTCTCGCCAGTTCTTTGCCCTGGCTCGCGCCGGTTACCTGCCGTCTTTCCTCGCCAAGCTGTCGCGTTTTCAGACACCGCACCGCGCCATCATCGCCGGTGGTGTCGTCGGTATCGCAGCGATCTACAGCGACGGCCTGATCAACCTGGGCGGCATGACCCTGACCGCGGCGATGATCACCATGGCCGTCTTCGGCGCCATCGTGATGTACATCATGAGCATGCTCAGCCTGTTCAAACTGCGTAAGACCGAACCGCTGCTGGAACGCACCTTCCGCGCACCGGGTTACCCAATCGTGCCCGGCATTGCGCTGGTACTGGCGGTGGTGTGCCTGGTGGCCATGGCGTGGTTCAACACGCTGATCGGCCTGATCTTCCTGGGCTTTATGGCGGTGGGTTTTATCTATTTCCAACTGACCGCGCAGGACCGTGCCGATGCACCGGTGGACGCAATGTTGACCGGGCTCTAA
- the kdpF gene encoding K(+)-transporting ATPase subunit F, with protein sequence MSVLDGVSLLLAVALFIYLLVALLRADRN encoded by the coding sequence ATGAGCGTTCTGGACGGGGTGTCACTGCTATTGGCCGTGGCGCTGTTCATTTATCTGCTGGTTGCGCTGTTACGCGCGGATCGGAACTAG
- the kdpA gene encoding potassium-transporting ATPase subunit KdpA — protein sequence MHSYDYWLIIAFFALVLVPAPFLGRFYYKVMEGQRTWLSPVLGPVERACYRLSGVDAQQEQSWQKYMLALLAFNLAGFLLLFAILLFQDYLPLNPQKLPGMEWTLAFNTAVSFVTNTNWQSYSGEASLSYLSQMAGLTVQNFVSAATGLAVLVALCRGIGRKSAQTLGNFWVDMTRATLYGLLPLCLVFALFLVWQGVPQTFAHYVDAVTLQGVDQVIPLGPAASQIAIKQLGTNGGGFFGVNSAHPFEDPTAWANLFEVASIILIPVALVFTFGHYVKDLRQSRAILGCMLALFLIGGATSLWSEYQPNPTLNNPAVEQTAPLEGKEARFGTTGTVLWSVTTTAASNGSVNGMQDSLSPLSGMVALVNMMVGEVIFGGVGAGMYGMLLNVLIAVFLAGLMIGRTPEYLGKKLQAKEVQLLVVTLLVMPVGVLVLGAIAASLPGPAGAISNPGPHGFSQLLYAYTSASANNGSAFGGFSANTAFHNLMLGLGMLIGRFGYILPVLALAGSLAMKKSAPIGQNSFPTHGPLFVTLLTVTILLVGGLTFLPTLALGPIAEHLSMGF from the coding sequence ATGCACAGTTATGACTATTGGCTGATCATCGCCTTCTTTGCCTTGGTACTGGTGCCGGCGCCGTTCCTGGGGCGGTTCTACTACAAGGTGATGGAAGGCCAGCGCACGTGGCTCAGCCCGGTGCTGGGGCCTGTCGAGAGGGCCTGCTATCGCCTGTCGGGCGTGGACGCGCAGCAGGAGCAGAGCTGGCAGAAATACATGCTGGCCTTGCTCGCGTTCAACCTGGCGGGTTTCTTATTGTTGTTCGCGATCCTGCTGTTCCAGGACTATCTGCCGCTGAACCCGCAGAAATTGCCGGGCATGGAATGGACACTGGCCTTCAACACCGCGGTCAGTTTCGTCACCAACACCAACTGGCAGTCCTACAGCGGTGAGGCATCTCTGAGCTACCTCAGCCAGATGGCCGGCCTGACCGTGCAGAACTTCGTCAGCGCGGCCACCGGTCTGGCAGTCCTGGTCGCGTTATGCCGTGGGATCGGTCGCAAATCGGCGCAGACCTTGGGTAACTTCTGGGTCGATATGACCCGCGCCACCCTCTACGGGCTGTTGCCGTTGTGCCTGGTGTTTGCGCTGTTCCTGGTGTGGCAGGGCGTCCCGCAGACCTTCGCCCACTACGTGGATGCCGTGACCCTGCAAGGCGTGGATCAGGTGATCCCCCTCGGCCCGGCCGCCAGTCAGATCGCGATCAAGCAATTGGGCACCAACGGCGGCGGCTTCTTTGGCGTCAACTCGGCGCATCCGTTTGAAGACCCGACTGCGTGGGCCAACCTGTTCGAAGTGGCCTCGATCATCCTGATCCCGGTGGCGCTGGTGTTTACCTTTGGCCATTACGTCAAAGACCTGCGTCAGAGCCGCGCGATTCTTGGCTGCATGCTGGCGCTGTTCCTGATCGGCGGCGCGACGTCGCTGTGGTCCGAGTACCAGCCCAACCCAACCCTGAACAACCCGGCCGTGGAGCAGACCGCGCCGCTGGAAGGTAAGGAAGCGCGCTTCGGCACCACGGGTACGGTGCTCTGGTCGGTGACCACCACGGCGGCGTCCAACGGTTCGGTCAACGGCATGCAAGACAGCCTCAGCCCGCTCAGCGGAATGGTGGCGCTGGTCAACATGATGGTCGGCGAAGTGATCTTCGGCGGCGTCGGCGCCGGTATGTACGGCATGTTGCTCAACGTGTTGATCGCGGTGTTCCTCGCCGGCCTGATGATCGGTCGCACCCCGGAATACCTCGGCAAGAAGCTACAGGCCAAGGAAGTGCAACTGCTTGTCGTGACCTTGTTGGTGATGCCGGTTGGCGTGCTCGTGCTCGGTGCCATTGCTGCCAGCCTGCCAGGCCCAGCCGGTGCCATCAGCAACCCCGGCCCGCACGGTTTCAGTCAGTTGCTCTACGCCTACACCTCGGCGAGCGCCAACAACGGCTCGGCGTTTGGCGGTTTCAGCGCTAACACCGCGTTCCACAACCTGATGCTGGGCCTGGGCATGTTGATCGGCCGCTTCGGTTACATCCTCCCGGTACTGGCCCTGGCCGGCAGCCTGGCGATGAAAAAGAGCGCACCGATTGGCCAGAACAGCTTCCCCACCCACGGCCCGCTGTTCGTGACCCTGTTGACCGTGACCATTTTGCTGGTAGGGGGCCTGACTTTCCTGCCGACGCTGGCGCTGGGTCCTATCGCCGAACACTTGAGCATGGGCTTCTGA
- the kdpB gene encoding potassium-transporting ATPase subunit KdpB — MNMPAKNAAPVKPQEPAKTAISALWRPALVQAFVKLDPRQLKRSPVMLVVELTAILTTVLCFVPDTTVPTFVAVQIAVWLWFTVLFANFAEALAEGRGKARADSLKAGSEGLSARRKEADGSFKVVPATSLRKGDVVRVAAGEMIPGDGEVVEGIAAVNEAAITGESAPVIRESGGDRSAVTGNTRLVSDWLLIRITANPGESTLDRMIALVEGAKRQKTPNEVALDILLIGLTLIFLLVVVTLQPFAHFANGSLPLVFLVALLVTLIPTTIGGLLSAIGIAGMDRLVRLNVIAKSGRAVEAAGDVHVLLLDKTGTITFGNRRCAAVVAAPGVSAREVAEGALFASLADDTAEGKSIVEYLRALHPQAEPSADELTAVPFSAETRLSGVDYQGRVFRKGAVDSLLAFIGQQRSELQPALSREIDKIAQSGGTPLLVCADGKLLGAIHLKDVVKPGIRERFAELRKLGIRTVMVTGDNPLTAAAIAAEAGVDDVLAEATPEKKLARIRHEQNDGRLVAMCGDGANDAPALAQADVGMAMNDGTQAAREAANMVDLDSDPTKLLDVVQIGKELLVTRGALTTFSIANDVAKYFAILPALFAAIYPQLGVLNVMHLQSPQSAILSAIVFNALIIVVLIPLALRGVRVQAASAAALLRRNLLIYGLGGLLVPFVGIKAIDMLLTALHLV; from the coding sequence ATGAATATGCCTGCAAAAAACGCGGCCCCGGTCAAACCCCAGGAGCCTGCCAAAACCGCCATCTCTGCTCTGTGGCGCCCGGCGCTGGTCCAGGCGTTCGTCAAGCTTGACCCGCGCCAGCTGAAGCGCTCGCCGGTGATGCTGGTGGTCGAATTGACTGCGATCCTCACCACGGTGCTGTGCTTCGTGCCTGACACCACCGTGCCGACTTTCGTTGCCGTGCAGATCGCCGTGTGGCTGTGGTTCACCGTGCTGTTTGCCAACTTCGCCGAAGCCTTGGCCGAAGGGCGCGGCAAGGCGCGCGCCGACAGCCTCAAGGCCGGCAGCGAAGGCCTCAGCGCACGGCGCAAGGAAGCCGATGGCAGCTTCAAGGTCGTGCCCGCCACCAGCCTGCGCAAAGGCGATGTGGTGCGCGTTGCCGCCGGGGAGATGATCCCCGGCGATGGCGAGGTTGTCGAAGGCATCGCAGCGGTCAACGAAGCGGCGATCACTGGCGAATCCGCTCCGGTGATCCGCGAGTCCGGCGGCGACCGCTCGGCAGTCACCGGTAACACGCGGCTGGTCTCGGACTGGCTGCTGATCCGCATCACCGCCAACCCCGGCGAGTCGACCCTGGACCGCATGATCGCGTTGGTCGAAGGCGCCAAACGCCAGAAAACCCCCAACGAAGTGGCGCTGGATATCCTGCTGATCGGCCTGACGCTGATCTTCCTGTTGGTGGTGGTGACCCTGCAGCCGTTCGCCCACTTCGCCAATGGCAGTTTGCCGCTGGTGTTTCTGGTCGCACTGCTGGTGACGCTGATTCCTACCACCATCGGCGGCTTGTTGTCGGCCATCGGCATCGCCGGTATGGACCGCCTGGTGCGCCTCAATGTGATCGCCAAATCCGGCCGCGCCGTGGAAGCTGCCGGCGACGTGCATGTGTTGCTGTTGGACAAGACCGGCACTATCACCTTTGGTAACCGTCGCTGTGCGGCGGTGGTGGCGGCGCCTGGCGTCAGCGCTCGCGAAGTGGCCGAAGGCGCGCTCTTTGCGTCCCTGGCGGACGACACGGCGGAAGGTAAATCCATCGTCGAGTACCTGCGCGCCTTGCATCCCCAGGCTGAGCCATCCGCCGATGAACTGACGGCCGTGCCGTTCAGCGCTGAAACCCGGTTGTCCGGTGTCGATTACCAGGGCCGTGTGTTCCGTAAGGGCGCGGTGGATTCGCTGCTGGCATTCATAGGCCAGCAGCGCAGTGAGCTGCAACCGGCGCTGTCGCGGGAAATCGACAAGATCGCCCAAAGCGGCGGCACGCCGTTGCTGGTCTGCGCCGATGGCAAACTGCTCGGTGCGATCCACCTGAAGGACGTGGTCAAGCCCGGCATCCGCGAGCGGTTTGCTGAGCTGCGCAAGCTGGGCATCCGCACCGTGATGGTGACCGGCGACAACCCCTTGACCGCCGCCGCGATTGCCGCAGAAGCAGGCGTGGATGACGTACTGGCCGAAGCCACCCCAGAGAAAAAACTCGCACGTATCCGCCATGAGCAGAACGACGGTCGCCTGGTCGCCATGTGCGGTGACGGCGCCAACGACGCGCCGGCGCTGGCCCAGGCCGACGTGGGCATGGCGATGAACGATGGCACCCAGGCCGCCCGCGAAGCCGCCAACATGGTTGACCTCGACAGCGATCCCACCAAGCTCTTGGATGTGGTGCAGATCGGCAAAGAGTTGCTGGTGACCCGTGGCGCGCTGACCACGTTTTCCATCGCTAACGACGTGGCCAAATACTTCGCGATCCTGCCGGCGCTGTTTGCCGCGATCTACCCGCAGTTGGGCGTGCTCAACGTGATGCATCTGCAGAGTCCGCAAAGCGCGATCCTCTCGGCCATCGTGTTCAACGCGCTGATCATCGTGGTACTGATTCCCCTGGCGCTGCGTGGCGTGCGGGTGCAGGCGGCGAGTGCGGCAGCGTTGCTGCGGCGCAACCTGTTGATCTACGGCCTGGGCGGACTGCTGGTGCCGTTCGTGGGTATCAAGGCCATCGACATGCTGTTGACCGCGTTGCACCTGGTGTAA
- the kdpC gene encoding potassium-transporting ATPase subunit KdpC, which produces MSNIIRPALSLLVLMTLITGVAYPLVVTGVAQVAFPDQANGSLVRDASGKVRGSSLIAQDFTGDSWFHPRPSAGAFATVSSSASNLGPSNPALATRVFDDAGKQLVPSQGPVPLASLTTSGSGLDPHLPPEAIAYQLARVAAARNVPVSTLQQLLDAHIESPLVGPPVVNVLALNMALEKL; this is translated from the coding sequence ATGTCCAACATCATCCGCCCGGCCCTGAGCCTGCTGGTGCTCATGACCCTGATCACCGGCGTGGCGTACCCGTTGGTGGTGACCGGCGTCGCTCAAGTCGCCTTCCCGGACCAGGCCAACGGCAGCCTGGTGCGCGATGCCAGTGGCAAGGTGCGCGGCTCCAGCCTGATCGCCCAGGATTTCACCGGTGACAGCTGGTTCCACCCGCGTCCTTCGGCCGGCGCTTTTGCGACGGTTTCCAGCAGCGCCAGTAACCTCGGCCCGAGCAACCCGGCGCTGGCCACTCGGGTGTTCGACGACGCCGGCAAGCAACTGGTGCCCAGCCAGGGACCGGTGCCGTTGGCGTCACTGACTACCTCCGGCAGCGGTCTTGATCCACACTTGCCACCCGAGGCGATTGCCTATCAACTGGCGCGGGTGGCGGCGGCGCGAAATGTACCGGTGTCGACCTTGCAACAGTTGCTGGATGCACACATCGAAAGCCCGCTGGTAGGGCCACCGGTGGTGAATGTCCTGGCGCTGAACATGGCGCTGGAAAAGCTGTAA